GAGTACTTATCAAAGCCCATCTCGTGGGCAATTTCCCTGAAACAGTGCCTGCAGAGGTAGATGTCGTATTTACGGACAAGCCCCTGTTTTCTTCCGCACCGTTTGCATTCGTTTACTCCTCTTCCGGACTTGTTTATTGTATCTGTCATTTACATGACCTCCACGCCGTAACTTTCGTTAAGGAAGGCGATCGCATCGTCCACCGTGACCCTGTGGCCAGTCGGGATTTTCCGGGTTGCGATTCTCCTTTTGCAAATCCTTTCTCCCGGGCGTTTGAGTACAACAGTGACGTCCATTCCGAAAACCCCGATGTTAGGATCATATCTCATACCCGGAAAGTCAGTATGTTCTTCAATCCCAAAAGAGACGTTTCCGAGGGAATCGAACTGTGTCTTGCTCAGAGTCTTCTCAATTATCCCAAGAGATGTCTCAAGGAACTCCTGAGCTTTCGGACCCCTGAGAGTTACCTTGCAACCGATGGGCTCATTCTTTTTGATTGCAAAAGCAGGAAGGGTCCTTTTTGCAAAGCACTTTACGACTTCCTGTCCTGTGATAGCCCGTAGGATGTCTTCGGCGTTTACCAGTTGTTGACCACTTTCTCCAACACCCATGTGGACAATTACCTTTTCAACAACAGGTGTGCGCATAGGATTACTCACTAAGCTCACCACCAAGCCGAATTTCAGGTTTGTCCTTACCAATAACGATTACGTAGTCCTCGATTGTTTCGAAATCGGTTTCTCCGGAAATCATTACTGTGTTGTGTCTGGAACTCTTAACTTCCTTGATCTCCATGATCTTTCCGGTTTCTCCCGAGTGCTGACCACCTACAACCATTGCAAGGTTTCCGACCTCAAACTTCAGGTGTTTTACTACCTGCTTGTCAGGAATGGAAAGAATCAGGGAGTCCTTTGTCCCGTACTCGTTGGAGCCAATGATGTTGGTTCCGTCATTGAGGTTAAGCTGGACTTTTCCTCCCTTGACGGTTAACTTGTTGTCGATCCTGCACAGCTTGTTTACGTTAGTTTCGTTGAGCTTGTGAAGGGTCAGGCGTCCCTTTTCATCCTGGAGCATCCGGTATGCTTCATTTACAAGAGGAAGGGTAATTACATCAAAGAGCCCTACCGGGAATCTGAGGTCTTTCCTGGGAATTCCGTCAACAAGAACTTTTCCTTCGGAGAGAACCCTTTTACCTTCTCTGCTGTTGTCAACAAGCTTGAGAATGTCCCGAATGATGATTCCGAGCGGAAGACTACGTGCCTGGCTGTGAGGCCCCGGGCGGGTAGTGGAGATCCACTTATTGCCTTTTTTCCCGACCTTCCAGCTCTTTGGAACTGATAATCTTTTCTGGTGTGTCACAAAATCACCTGCCTCACTTTTTAATGCTTGACGCTCTGCGCCCGTCTTTCATTTCTAGTTTTGTGATCATGACGTTTGAGGGATTTATGGGCCTTGGGACTTCAGTGCCGTCCACTTTTGTGGAAGTAACTCCGTCCACTGAGATTGTGCCGTCCATAAGAGATACGGACTGGACTTTTCCTTCAGTGCCTTTGAAGTCTCCGCGCATGACCTTTACTGTGTCACCAGTGATGACTGCAGCACTTCTTGTGCCGTACTGTTTGGTAAGTCCCTCACTGAGTCTTGCACCCATGAATTTCTGCCTGATATGGAGAGGTGCGGTGTATCTTGCCTTTCTCTGCTTTCTGGGCTGTTTGGATACCATTGCAATCACCTCAGACAATTATGGATGCTGTAGTTCCTATTTTGGGGAACCTCTCAGCTACTTCCCTTGCTATCGGACCTTTTATGTCCGTGCCTTTGGGAATTCCGTCTTCGTCCGTGATTACCATTGCATTGTCCTCAAAGGACACGTGTAACCCGTCCGGACGGCGGAACTCCTG
The Methanosarcina sp. WWM596 DNA segment above includes these coding regions:
- a CDS encoding 30S ribosomal protein S14; translated protein: MTDTINKSGRGVNECKRCGRKQGLVRKYDIYLCRHCFREIAHEMGFDKYS
- a CDS encoding 50S ribosomal protein L5; amino-acid sequence: MRTPVVEKVIVHMGVGESGQQLVNAEDILRAITGQEVVKCFAKRTLPAFAIKKNEPIGCKVTLRGPKAQEFLETSLGIIEKTLSKTQFDSLGNVSFGIEEHTDFPGMRYDPNIGVFGMDVTVVLKRPGERICKRRIATRKIPTGHRVTVDDAIAFLNESYGVEVM
- a CDS encoding 30S ribosomal protein S4e encodes the protein MTHQKRLSVPKSWKVGKKGNKWISTTRPGPHSQARSLPLGIIIRDILKLVDNSREGKRVLSEGKVLVDGIPRKDLRFPVGLFDVITLPLVNEAYRMLQDEKGRLTLHKLNETNVNKLCRIDNKLTVKGGKVQLNLNDGTNIIGSNEYGTKDSLILSIPDKQVVKHLKFEVGNLAMVVGGQHSGETGKIMEIKEVKSSRHNTVMISGETDFETIEDYVIVIGKDKPEIRLGGELSE
- the rplX gene encoding 50S ribosomal protein L24; translated protein: MVSKQPRKQRKARYTAPLHIRQKFMGARLSEGLTKQYGTRSAAVITGDTVKVMRGDFKGTEGKVQSVSLMDGTISVDGVTSTKVDGTEVPRPINPSNVMITKLEMKDGRRASSIKK